Proteins encoded in a region of the Salvelinus fontinalis isolate EN_2023a chromosome 17, ASM2944872v1, whole genome shotgun sequence genome:
- the dnaaf6 gene encoding protein PIH1D3 isoform X2, translating to MSMEGLSSVQNLQALSALLSTRDEDDEYNCSNMTSSAVMGPGDIGLPSPASNKSAYTKKDSKAIWSEEEVTEGSQFDDLTDTRPKPEYDILLKQNVGTEDVFLGMSRKDPSSMCCDSMLVKIKLPDTKATDVVLDVREKFLDLRTPNFKLGLHLPHPVHSQDGKAQFYSERQELEVTLPMNRLMDQINLQR from the exons ATGTCAATGGAGGGGTTGTCATCAGTCCAGAATCTACAAGCGCTCTCTGCCCTCTTATCCACGCGGGACGAGGATGATGAATATAATTGTAGT AATATGACATCATCCGCCGTAATGGGACCTGGAGATATTGGTCTCCCTTCACCTGCTTCCAACAAATCAG CCTACACCAAGAAGGACAGTAAAGCCATCTGGAGTGAGGAGGAGGTGACAGAGGGGTCACAGTTTGATGACCTCACAGACACCCGGCCAAAGCCTGA gtaTGACATATTGCTGAAGCAGAATGTTGGGACAGAGGACGTGTTTCTTGGGATGAGCAGAAAGGATCCCTCTTCCATGTGCTGTGACAGCATGCTG GTGAAAATCAAACTGCCAGACACCAAAGCAACAGATGTAGTCTTGGATGTGAGGGAGAAATTCCTTGATCTGCGAACGCCAAACTT TAAACTGGGCCTACATCTTCCTCACCCAGTCCACAGTCAGGATGGAAAAGCCCAGTTCTACAGTGAAAGACAGGAGCTGGAGGTCACTCTACCAATGAACCGCCTCATGGACCAAATCAACCTGCAACGATGA
- the dnaaf6 gene encoding protein PIH1D3 isoform X1: MIMQLVNVRYVTIATLRLLSMSVFESDLFFEIFSEQNMTSSAVMGPGDIGLPSPASNKSAYTKKDSKAIWSEEEVTEGSQFDDLTDTRPKPEYDILLKQNVGTEDVFLGMSRKDPSSMCCDSMLVKIKLPDTKATDVVLDVREKFLDLRTPNFKLGLHLPHPVHSQDGKAQFYSERQELEVTLPMNRLMDQINLQR; the protein is encoded by the exons ATGATCATGCAACTAGTTAACGTTAGATATGTGACAATAGCTACTTTGCGCTTGCTTTCTATGTCAGTCTTTGAAAGTGATTTATTCTTTGAAATATTTTCTGAACAGAATATGACATCATCCGCCGTAATGGGACCTGGAGATATTGGTCTCCCTTCACCTGCTTCCAACAAATCAG CCTACACCAAGAAGGACAGTAAAGCCATCTGGAGTGAGGAGGAGGTGACAGAGGGGTCACAGTTTGATGACCTCACAGACACCCGGCCAAAGCCTGA gtaTGACATATTGCTGAAGCAGAATGTTGGGACAGAGGACGTGTTTCTTGGGATGAGCAGAAAGGATCCCTCTTCCATGTGCTGTGACAGCATGCTG GTGAAAATCAAACTGCCAGACACCAAAGCAACAGATGTAGTCTTGGATGTGAGGGAGAAATTCCTTGATCTGCGAACGCCAAACTT TAAACTGGGCCTACATCTTCCTCACCCAGTCCACAGTCAGGATGGAAAAGCCCAGTTCTACAGTGAAAGACAGGAGCTGGAGGTCACTCTACCAATGAACCGCCTCATGGACCAAATCAACCTGCAACGATGA